From Agrobacterium tumefaciens, a single genomic window includes:
- a CDS encoding response regulator produces the protein MSAHILTVDDSASIRMTTKIALTGAGYQITEAVDGQDGLGKAKAANFDLIITDLNMPNMNGLEMIEALRQSPAHTGIPIIFLTTESDADMKARAKAAGATGWLTKPFDAEHLVKIVKKVLGK, from the coding sequence ATGAGCGCGCATATTCTGACAGTCGACGATTCCGCCAGCATCCGTATGACAACCAAAATTGCCCTGACAGGCGCCGGTTATCAGATCACCGAGGCTGTCGACGGACAGGACGGTCTTGGCAAGGCAAAGGCCGCGAACTTCGACCTGATCATCACCGACCTCAACATGCCGAACATGAACGGTCTCGAAATGATCGAGGCCCTTCGTCAGTCTCCGGCCCATACCGGCATTCCGATCATCTTCCTCACGACGGAATCCGACGCCGATATGAAAGCGCGTGCCAAGGCCGCAGGCGCAACCGGTTGGCTGACGAAGCCTTTTGACGCGGAACATCTGGTCAAGATCGTCAAAAAGGTCCTTGGAAAATGA
- a CDS encoding response regulator, producing the protein MVDDSKSILVALDAAIRGLPGLRKIVGFIDPVEALEFCRDNAVDLLVVDYTMPKYNGIELVEALKAYKHFSHVPVIMITSETARPILIEAIEAGITEFINKPFDPIELKARVRNLLDLRRAQRDLAGQASRLVGEVQKATRQLAAREEEIIWRLARAIEFRDGHTGDHISRVAQISMLIAKDLGLDEDHCRMIYLAAPLHDVGKIGISDSVLLKPGRLTDDEITEMRKHVGIGVQILEKGTSELLRVAEAIAGGHHEKWDGTGYPHEIAGELIPLEARIVAIADVFEALCSERPYKKAWSVDEAYAHIDAQSGIHFDPDCVAAFQRQWPQIERLMAGHELLEIEVPSLEMPDEAQSTDDRITHITREVPNVG; encoded by the coding sequence GGATGCGGCGATCCGGGGCCTCCCCGGGCTCAGAAAAATCGTCGGTTTTATCGATCCAGTCGAGGCACTGGAGTTTTGCCGCGACAACGCCGTCGATCTGCTTGTGGTCGACTATACGATGCCGAAATACAATGGCATCGAACTCGTCGAAGCACTCAAGGCCTACAAGCATTTTTCGCACGTGCCTGTGATCATGATCACATCTGAAACAGCCCGACCAATCCTCATCGAAGCAATCGAAGCTGGCATTACCGAGTTCATCAACAAGCCTTTCGACCCGATTGAGCTTAAAGCGCGTGTCCGTAATCTCCTCGACTTGCGCAGAGCACAGCGCGATCTCGCTGGCCAGGCAAGCAGGCTGGTGGGTGAGGTGCAGAAAGCTACCCGCCAGCTTGCAGCCCGGGAGGAGGAAATCATTTGGCGCCTGGCGCGCGCGATTGAGTTTCGCGACGGCCACACTGGCGACCATATCTCCCGGGTCGCACAAATCAGCATGCTTATCGCGAAAGATCTAGGCCTCGACGAAGACCATTGCCGAATGATCTATCTTGCCGCCCCGCTTCACGACGTTGGCAAGATCGGCATCTCTGACAGCGTGCTACTGAAGCCGGGCCGTCTGACGGACGACGAGATCACCGAGATGCGAAAGCATGTCGGCATCGGCGTACAGATCCTTGAAAAGGGAACGTCCGAACTCTTGCGCGTTGCAGAAGCCATTGCTGGCGGCCATCACGAGAAGTGGGATGGCACCGGATATCCTCACGAAATTGCTGGCGAACTTATTCCGCTGGAAGCCCGTATCGTTGCAATTGCCGACGTCTTCGAAGCCCTGTGTTCAGAGCGCCCCTACAAGAAGGCATGGTCCGTTGACGAGGCCTATGCACACATCGATGCGCAAAGCGGCATTCACTTCGATCCGGACTGCGTGGCAGCTTTCCAGCGCCAGTGGCCGCAGATCGAGAGGTTGATGGCTGGCCATGAACTTCTGGAGATTGAGGTTCCAAGCCTCGAGATGCCGGATGAGGCCCAATCGACGGACGATCGGATCACTCACATTACACGGGAGGTTCCCAATGTCGGGTGA